A single genomic interval of Mustelus asterias chromosome 13, sMusAst1.hap1.1, whole genome shotgun sequence harbors:
- the rilpl1 gene encoding RILP-like protein 1 isoform X2, whose amino-acid sequence MEAAGSALGKTATELSVMDVYDIAAVVGQEFERIIDVFGCDAIAKLMPKVVRVLEMLEVLVSRNQMNPEIEELRLELDRLRLERMDRIEKERKHQQELVLVEDVWRGEAQDLLTQIAKLQEENKQLAMNLSHKDVNLTEEEILKQEAGMSEREWQVMKKLKEVVDKQRDELRAKDRELTLKNEDVEALQLQQNRLMKINHELRHKVSVIDAQGKGLIEQKVELETTLQTKEQEMGNMRMEIGKLREKFQGQPTENGDEQLKVQRLAFFPSFKEYDREYFMTEPMSEEDLQSDKTLADLNDPNRPRFTLQELRDVLHERNELKAKVFLLQEEMAYYKSEESEEESGPSNPPPTPPLQPKTATQPESGIKRLIFTAIMPMVAAGLIPDDPTLQPIRRLVSLV is encoded by the exons ATGGAGGCTGCCGGCTCGGCGCTGGGCAAGACGGCCACAGAGCTGTCCGTGATGGATGTCTATGACATCGCGGCGGTGGTGGGCCAGGAATTCGAGCGCATCATCGATGTTTTCGGCTGCGACGCCATCGCCAAGCTGATGCCCAAAGTGGTGCGGGTTCTGGAGATGTTGGAGGTGTTGGTGAGCCGCAACCAGATGAACCCGGAGATTGAGGAGCTCCGCCTGGAGCTGGACCGGCTGCGGCTGGAGAGGATGGACCGCATCGAGAAGGAGAGGAAGCACCAGCAG GAGCTGGTGTTGGTCGAGGATGTGTGGCGAGGGGAGGCTCAGGATTTACTCACTCAGATTGCTAAACTTCAGGAGGAAAACAAACAGCTGGCGATGAACCTTTCCCACAAGGATGTAAACCTGACTGAGGAGGAAATCCTGAAACAGGAAG CTGGGATGTCAGAAAGAGAATGGCAAGTGATGAAGAAGTTAAAGGAGGTGGTTGATAAACAGCGGGACGAGCTCAGAGCAAAAGACCGAGAATTAACTCTGAAAAACGAGGATGTCGAGGCA TTGCAGCTCCAGCAGAACAGGCTGATGAAGATAAACCATGAGCTGCGACACAAGGTGTCCGTGATCGACGCGCAAGGGAAAGGGCTGATTGAGCAGAAAGTGGAGCTTGAAACAACTTTGCAGACCAAGGAACAGGAAATGGGAAACATGAGGATGGAGATCGGGAAACTGAGGGAGAAATTCCAGGGACAACCCACCGAGAATGGAGATGAGCAACTGAAG GTACAGCGGCTGGCCTTCTTCCCGAGCTTTAAGGAATATGACAGGGAGTATTTCATG acaGAACCCATGAGTGAAGAAGACCTTCAGTCAGATAAGACGCTTGCGGATTTAAATGACCCCAACAGGCCTCGCTTCACGTTACAAGAGCTGAGGGATGTCCTCCATGAGAGGAACGAACTGAAGGCAAAGGTTTTCCTCCTTCAGGAAGAGATGGCTTATTACAAAAG CGAGGAATCAGAGGAAGAAAGTGGGCCTTcaaaccctccccccactccacccctgcaGCCAAAAACGGCAACGCAGCCAGAGTCTGGCATCAAGCGACT GATCTTTACTGCCATAATGCCAATGGTAGCagctggattgattccagatgATCCCACATTACAGCCAATCAGAAGACTTGTTTCCCTT
- the rilpl1 gene encoding RILP-like protein 1 isoform X4: MEAAGSALGKTATELSVMDVYDIAAVVGQEFERIIDVFGCDAIAKLMPKVVRVLEMLEVLVSRNQMNPEIEELRLELDRLRLERMDRIEKERKHQQELVLVEDVWRGEAQDLLTQIAKLQEENKQLAMNLSHKDVNLTEEEILKQEAGMSEREWQVMKKLKEVVDKQRDELRAKDRELTLKNEDVEALQLQQNRLMKINHELRHKVSVIDAQGKGLIEQKVELETTLQTKEQEMGNMRMEIGKLREKFQGQPTENGDEQLKTEPMSEEDLQSDKTLADLNDPNRPRFTLQELRDVLHERNELKAKVFLLQEEMAYYKSEESEEESGPSNPPPTPPLQPKTATQPESGIKRLIFTAIMPMVAAGLIPDDPTLQPIRRLVSLV; this comes from the exons ATGGAGGCTGCCGGCTCGGCGCTGGGCAAGACGGCCACAGAGCTGTCCGTGATGGATGTCTATGACATCGCGGCGGTGGTGGGCCAGGAATTCGAGCGCATCATCGATGTTTTCGGCTGCGACGCCATCGCCAAGCTGATGCCCAAAGTGGTGCGGGTTCTGGAGATGTTGGAGGTGTTGGTGAGCCGCAACCAGATGAACCCGGAGATTGAGGAGCTCCGCCTGGAGCTGGACCGGCTGCGGCTGGAGAGGATGGACCGCATCGAGAAGGAGAGGAAGCACCAGCAG GAGCTGGTGTTGGTCGAGGATGTGTGGCGAGGGGAGGCTCAGGATTTACTCACTCAGATTGCTAAACTTCAGGAGGAAAACAAACAGCTGGCGATGAACCTTTCCCACAAGGATGTAAACCTGACTGAGGAGGAAATCCTGAAACAGGAAG CTGGGATGTCAGAAAGAGAATGGCAAGTGATGAAGAAGTTAAAGGAGGTGGTTGATAAACAGCGGGACGAGCTCAGAGCAAAAGACCGAGAATTAACTCTGAAAAACGAGGATGTCGAGGCA TTGCAGCTCCAGCAGAACAGGCTGATGAAGATAAACCATGAGCTGCGACACAAGGTGTCCGTGATCGACGCGCAAGGGAAAGGGCTGATTGAGCAGAAAGTGGAGCTTGAAACAACTTTGCAGACCAAGGAACAGGAAATGGGAAACATGAGGATGGAGATCGGGAAACTGAGGGAGAAATTCCAGGGACAACCCACCGAGAATGGAGATGAGCAACTGAAG acaGAACCCATGAGTGAAGAAGACCTTCAGTCAGATAAGACGCTTGCGGATTTAAATGACCCCAACAGGCCTCGCTTCACGTTACAAGAGCTGAGGGATGTCCTCCATGAGAGGAACGAACTGAAGGCAAAGGTTTTCCTCCTTCAGGAAGAGATGGCTTATTACAAAAG CGAGGAATCAGAGGAAGAAAGTGGGCCTTcaaaccctccccccactccacccctgcaGCCAAAAACGGCAACGCAGCCAGAGTCTGGCATCAAGCGACT GATCTTTACTGCCATAATGCCAATGGTAGCagctggattgattccagatgATCCCACATTACAGCCAATCAGAAGACTTGTTTCCCTT